A region of Rutidosis leptorrhynchoides isolate AG116_Rl617_1_P2 unplaced genomic scaffold, CSIRO_AGI_Rlap_v1 contig284, whole genome shotgun sequence DNA encodes the following proteins:
- the LOC139882560 gene encoding ACT domain-containing protein ACR4-like: MSFSHGMDDEYEKLIRRMNPPSIVIDNNSSQNATIIKVGSVNRQGILLEVVQFLTDLNLIIRKAYISSDGGWFMDVFNVTDQDGNKLTDDVIDYIEKSLEQELCFLSSMGSVGLKPTMDCTLIELTGSDRPGLLSELSAILTDFKCNVVSAQVWTHNTRAAAVMQVTDEETGSSITDPERLTKIKKLLSNVLRGRNSSRGAKTVFCHEITHTERRLHQMMFADRDYERTEDGNVVDEERPNVEVVNCYDKDYSVVTIRSKDRPKLLFDTVFTLTDLGYVVFHANIDAEGPEAYQEYYIRHTDGSPLKSDPERERVMQCLEAAIERRVSEGLKLELCTTDRVGLLSAVTRIFRENSLTVTRAEVTTKAEKAVNTFYVRDASGYPVDAKTIDSIRQVIGQKILKVKGRSEELKPAEESSTRFLFGGLFKSRSFVNFASYS, encoded by the exons ATGAGCTTTTCACATGGCATGGATGATGAATATGAGAAACTCATCAGGCGAATGAACCCACCCAG CATTGTGATTGATAATAACTCTTCCCAGAATGCAACTATTATAAAG GTAGGCAGTGTTAACAGACAAGGAATCCTTCTCGAGGTCGTACAATTCCTTACAGATCTGAATCTTATCATTAGAAAAGCCTACATATCATCTGATGGTGGTTGGTTCATGGATG TTTTTAATGTTACTGATCAAGATGGCAACAAACTCACTGATGACGTAATAGATTATATTGAAAAG TCCCTTGAGCAGGAACTATGCTTTCTGTCTTCGATGGGATCTGTCGGACTCAAGCCGACAATGGACTGTACACTAATTGAATTAACTGGAAGTGATCGGCCAGGACTACTCTCGGAATTGAGTGCCATCCTCACTGACTTCAAATGTAATGTGGTCAGTGCCCAAGTGTGGACTCATAACACAAGAGCAGCAGCCGTAATGCAAGTGACCGATGAGGAAACCGGTTCTTCAATCACTGATCCTGAGAGGCTAACCAAGATTAAGAAACTTCTCAGCAATGTGCTGAGGGGAAGGAATTCATCTAGGGGAGCTAAGACTGTCTTCTGTCATGAGATCACCCACACTGAGAGAAGGCTTCACCAGATGATGTTTGCAGATAGGGATTACGAGCGAACAGAAGACGGTAATGTGGTTGACGAGGAAAGGCCTAATGTGGAAGTTGTTAATTGTTATGATAAAGACTACTCAGTGGTCACTATTAGGAGTAAAGATAGGCCTAAACTTTTGTTTGACACGGTTTTCACTTTAACGGACTTGGGATATGTGGTTTTTCATGCTAATATTGATGCTGAAGGGCCAGAAGCTTACCAG GAATATTACATCAGACATACCGATGGGTCACCATTGAAATCAGATCCAGAGAGAGAAAGGGTGATGCAATGTCTTGAAGCTGCTATCGAGAGAAGAGTATCTGAG GGTTTAAAGCTAGAATTGTGCACTACCGACAGAGTTGGGTTGTTATCGGCCGTGACTCGCATCTTTCGGGAAAATAGCCTCACAGTGACTAGAGCTGAAGTGACAACAAAAGCAGAAAAGGCCGTGAATACATTTTATGTTCGAGATGCGTCAGGATATCCTGTGGATGCAAAGACGATAGATTCCATCCGGCAGGTAATTGGTCAGAAAATACTCAAAGTGAAGGGAAGATCAGAAGAGCTCAAGCCAGCCGAGGAGTCTTCGACCAGGTTCCTTTTCGGTGGTCTCTTCAAGTCTAGATCTTTCGTTAACTTTGCTTCATATTCATGA